A genomic region of Desulfosarcina ovata subsp. ovata contains the following coding sequences:
- a CDS encoding MarR family winged helix-turn-helix transcriptional regulator, translating into MKAKEMEASARANANVSDEVLIALRRLIRAIDLHSRYLSKHFGLTGPQLIILRELAREGEMSSGEIAASVSLSQATVTGITDRLEKRGLVTKTKSDIDRRRVVIQPTTACQALLDQAPPPIQESFLNQFDKLRDWEQSMILSSLQRLVQMIDARDIKAEPVLTAGPIGNISESGE; encoded by the coding sequence ATGAAAGCGAAAGAGATGGAAGCATCCGCCCGGGCCAATGCCAATGTCAGCGACGAAGTGTTGATCGCGCTCAGACGGCTGATCCGGGCCATTGATCTTCACTCCCGGTATCTGTCAAAGCACTTCGGGCTCACCGGGCCGCAGTTGATCATCCTGCGCGAACTGGCTCGGGAGGGGGAGATGTCGTCAGGCGAGATTGCCGCATCGGTCAGTCTGAGCCAGGCGACGGTCACCGGAATCACCGACCGGTTGGAGAAACGGGGTCTGGTCACCAAAACCAAAAGCGACATTGACAGACGCCGGGTGGTGATTCAGCCCACAACGGCCTGCCAGGCGTTGTTAGATCAGGCCCCTCCGCCCATTCAGGAATCGTTTCTCAACCAGTTCGACAAATTAAGAGACTGGGAACAATCGATGATTTTAAGTTCGCTGCAGCGATTGGTCCAGATGATCGATGCCAGGGACATCAAGGCCGAACCGGTACTGACCGCCGGACCCATCGGCAATATCAGCGAGAGCGGGGAATAG
- a CDS encoding HD-GYP domain-containing protein, producing MNAPRPLVLIVDDNATNIDLLVNTLKSEYRLGIAKNGSNALAYVAKHRPDLVLLDIMMPEMDGYEVCRRMKADPQTAAIPVIFITAMSETVNKTTGFELGAVDYITKPFHAAEVKARIRTHLSMEEMRLRLASQNEILEQQVASKTAEIRDMLNASIQSMALMVEIRDPYTAGHQQRVSQLACAIAERMGLAAETIEGIRIAGLLHDVGKIRIPVSILSRAGRLLDAEHEMLKIHPQVSFDILKAIPFPWPVAQMVLQHHERLDGSGYPQGLSGDGILPEAKILAVADVTEANSSFRPYRPANGIKAALDRLTQQKGTRYDAQAVVACVELFDDGGFAFDYGANGNGNGDFR from the coding sequence ATGAATGCGCCTCGACCGTTGGTTCTGATTGTTGATGACAATGCGACGAATATCGATCTGCTGGTGAACACGTTAAAATCCGAGTATCGTCTGGGGATTGCCAAAAATGGTTCCAACGCCCTGGCGTATGTGGCCAAACATCGGCCCGATCTTGTCCTGCTGGACATCATGATGCCGGAAATGGACGGTTATGAGGTGTGCCGGCGCATGAAGGCCGATCCTCAGACCGCCGCTATCCCGGTCATCTTTATCACTGCGATGAGTGAAACGGTGAACAAAACCACCGGGTTCGAGCTGGGCGCGGTGGACTATATCACCAAACCCTTCCACGCGGCGGAAGTTAAAGCCAGGATTCGCACGCATCTGTCAATGGAGGAGATGCGTCTTCGGCTGGCCTCCCAGAACGAGATCCTGGAACAGCAGGTGGCCAGCAAAACCGCCGAAATCCGGGATATGTTGAATGCCAGCATTCAGAGCATGGCCCTGATGGTGGAAATCCGTGACCCATACACCGCCGGTCACCAGCAGCGTGTGTCGCAGCTGGCCTGTGCCATTGCCGAGCGGATGGGGCTTGCCGCCGAGACCATCGAGGGGATTCGGATTGCCGGCCTGCTTCACGATGTGGGCAAGATCCGCATTCCCGTTTCCATTCTCAGCCGGGCCGGCCGGCTGCTGGACGCCGAGCATGAAATGCTCAAGATCCATCCCCAGGTCAGCTTCGACATCCTTAAGGCAATTCCATTCCCCTGGCCCGTGGCCCAGATGGTGCTGCAGCACCACGAACGGCTGGATGGCTCGGGCTATCCCCAGGGGCTTTCCGGCGATGGGATCCTGCCCGAGGCGAAAATCCTGGCTGTGGCCGATGTTACCGAAGCCAACAGTTCGTTTAGGCCCTACCGGCCGGCCAACGGGATCAAGGCGGCCCTTGACCGCCTGACCCAGCAGAAAGGCACGCGTTACGATGCCCAGGCGGTGGTGGCCTGTGTGGAATTGTTTGACGACGGCGGATTTGCATTCGATTATGGTGCTAACGGCAATGGTAATGGTGATTTCCGATGA